The Verrucomicrobiia bacterium genome window below encodes:
- a CDS encoding prepilin-type N-terminal cleavage/methylation domain-containing protein — MRLRPQSHKRRHGFTLVEIIIVVMLVGMIAAWGLPTFVQTFKRQPLQQAVNDFMEGCASARAAAILTGTPAEFVISASEAGTSLRVQSSAAGSSVSADGGAGTADSSGFTAQMPEGIAFEMLAVNFQDSVQSGEGVVRVRFYPNGTCDEFTAVMFEPSTNKRRMVHLDVVTGHAEMKTEAELAAMK; from the coding sequence ATGCGCCTCCGCCCACAGTCACATAAGCGCCGCCACGGGTTCACCCTGGTGGAAATCATCATCGTGGTGATGCTCGTGGGCATGATCGCGGCTTGGGGCCTGCCGACGTTTGTGCAGACTTTCAAACGTCAACCGCTGCAGCAGGCGGTGAATGATTTCATGGAGGGCTGTGCCTCGGCACGGGCGGCGGCGATTTTGACGGGAACACCTGCGGAGTTCGTCATCTCGGCCTCGGAGGCGGGCACGAGCCTGCGTGTGCAAAGCAGTGCGGCGGGCAGTTCTGTCTCAGCAGATGGCGGAGCGGGAACTGCGGACAGCTCGGGGTTCACGGCGCAGATGCCCGAGGGCATCGCCTTCGAGATGCTGGCAGTGAATTTTCAGGACTCCGTCCAATCGGGCGAAGGCGTGGTGCGTGTGCGTTTCTACCCGAACGGGACATGCGATGAATTCACGGCGGTGATGTTTGAGCCTTCGACGAACAAACGGCGCATGGTGCATCTGGATGTCGTCACCGGCCATGCCGAGATGAAAACAGAAGCCGAGCTGGCGGCCATGAAGTAG
- a CDS encoding type II secretion system F family protein, giving the protein MAQFAYRARKRTGEIVEGMLDVVDRPAALLQIQKLGLFPVSVTASKGGGAGVVIRPESSSSAASSAMVLPAGVQKFLSRKRKPKLQELARFTQQLANLLHCGMPLASALNSMSSISSKGIPSSVAKQLRQDVVEGKSLSTAMAKQPEIFTDLYVNMVRAGEQSGALEEVLRRLSAHYERFSEVRSKFISALIYPAMVACVGVVIIFFFMTFMLPKFMEIFNGLNAPLPAATQFLISTSNFFSKWWWLMILGAITVYLIFYRYKNSPSGRRTLDRWSMKVPVLGPVVKLNLFGQFCRTLATLLRNGVPVLNALKITEQVMPNVMIKEAIAVTREEVTDGKTIAQPLAKSGLFPQLMIDLLKIGEETGDVPGSLENLADTYESELAIGLRVMTNLIEPVMIVCIAVFVGFLLYCVLGAMFSITGNINMQSS; this is encoded by the coding sequence ATGGCGCAGTTTGCATATCGTGCGCGCAAGCGCACCGGAGAGATTGTGGAGGGCATGCTGGACGTGGTCGACCGGCCAGCCGCACTGCTGCAGATCCAAAAGCTGGGTTTGTTCCCGGTGAGCGTCACTGCCTCCAAGGGCGGCGGTGCCGGTGTGGTCATCCGCCCGGAGAGCAGCAGTTCCGCTGCGTCTTCCGCCATGGTTCTGCCTGCAGGGGTACAAAAGTTTCTGAGCCGCAAGCGCAAGCCCAAGCTCCAGGAACTGGCGCGCTTCACCCAACAGCTTGCGAATTTGCTGCATTGCGGCATGCCGCTGGCCTCGGCGCTGAACAGCATGTCCAGCATCAGCTCCAAGGGTATCCCTTCCAGTGTGGCCAAGCAGCTCCGACAGGATGTGGTGGAGGGCAAGAGCCTCTCCACTGCCATGGCCAAGCAGCCGGAGATCTTCACGGACCTGTACGTGAACATGGTGCGGGCGGGTGAGCAATCCGGCGCGCTGGAGGAAGTTTTGCGGCGCCTGTCCGCCCACTATGAGCGCTTCTCGGAGGTGCGGTCCAAGTTCATCTCCGCGCTCATCTACCCGGCGATGGTGGCGTGCGTGGGCGTGGTGATCATCTTTTTCTTCATGACGTTCATGCTGCCGAAATTCATGGAGATCTTCAACGGCCTGAACGCGCCGCTGCCCGCAGCCACGCAGTTCCTGATCAGCACGAGCAATTTCTTCAGCAAGTGGTGGTGGCTCATGATACTGGGGGCCATCACGGTTTACCTGATCTTCTACCGTTACAAGAATTCGCCCTCGGGCCGGCGCACGCTGGATCGCTGGAGCATGAAGGTGCCGGTGCTGGGGCCGGTGGTGAAACTGAACCTCTTCGGCCAGTTCTGCCGCACTCTCGCCACCCTCTTGCGCAACGGGGTGCCCGTGCTCAATGCCTTGAAGATCACCGAACAGGTGATGCCAAACGTGATGATCAAGGAAGCCATCGCCGTGACGCGTGAAGAGGTGACGGATGGCAAAACCATCGCCCAACCGCTGGCCAAAAGCGGCCTCTTCCCGCAACTGATGATCGACCTGCTCAAGATCGGCGAAGAGACGGGTGATGTACCGGGCTCGCTGGAGAATCTGGCTGACACTTATGAGAGCGAACTGGCGATCGGCCTACGCGTGATGACGAACCTTATCGAGCCGGTGATGATCGTGTGCATCGCCGTTTTCGTGGGCTTCCTCCTATACTGCGTGCTGGGCGCCATGTTCTCGATCACGGGTAACATCAACATGCAAAGTTCCTGA